The proteins below are encoded in one region of Deltaproteobacteria bacterium GWC2_65_14:
- a CDS encoding methyltransferase type 11: MERDYVHGYAERETARLVDQATTLAEILHSDTIYRPGSAVLEAGCGVGAQTVILARNSPDARFTSIDISPESLRRAQERVASEGLRNVSFRHGDIFDLPFPAERFDHVFVCFVLEHLPDPVAALRRLGEVLKTGGTVTVVEGDHGSAFFHPDSPYAHRAIQCLIDIQERIGGNSLIGRQLYPILKGAGFRDARVSARMVHVDASRPELVEGFTKNTFIAMVEGVREEALRAGLIDETTWEKGIVDLRRTTGPDGTFFYTFFKGTAVK; the protein is encoded by the coding sequence ATGGAAAGAGACTACGTTCACGGCTACGCGGAAAGGGAAACGGCGAGGCTCGTCGACCAGGCGACCACGCTGGCGGAGATCCTGCATTCCGACACGATCTATCGGCCGGGGAGCGCGGTCCTGGAAGCGGGGTGCGGCGTGGGGGCGCAGACGGTCATCCTTGCGCGAAACAGCCCCGATGCACGGTTTACGTCGATCGACATTTCTCCGGAATCGCTGCGTCGCGCGCAGGAACGCGTCGCGTCGGAAGGGCTGCGCAACGTCTCGTTCCGGCACGGCGACATCTTCGACCTGCCGTTCCCGGCGGAACGCTTCGACCACGTATTCGTCTGTTTCGTGCTGGAGCATCTGCCCGACCCCGTGGCCGCCCTGCGGCGTCTCGGGGAAGTGCTGAAAACCGGCGGGACCGTCACCGTCGTCGAAGGGGATCACGGTTCGGCCTTCTTCCACCCCGACAGTCCGTACGCGCACCGGGCGATACAATGCCTGATCGACATACAGGAAAGGATCGGGGGCAACTCGCTCATCGGGCGGCAGCTTTATCCGATCCTCAAGGGAGCCGGATTCCGCGACGCCCGCGTCTCCGCAAGGATGGTCCATGTCGACGCAAGCAGGCCGGAACTCGTCGAGGGGTTCACGAAGAACACGTTCATCGCGATGGTGGAAGGGGTTCGCGAAGAGGCTCTGCGCGCGGGTCTCATCGATGAGACGACGTGGGAAAAGGGGATCGTCGACTTGCGCAGGACGACCGGGCCCGACGGGACGTTTTTCTATACGTTTTTCAAAGGCACGGCGGTCAAATAA